From Deltaproteobacteria bacterium, a single genomic window includes:
- a CDS encoding ParB/RepB/Spo0J family partition protein has translation MKKSAAENLRKLTIPQRARTSLENTLGLERSQLLTTLSIERIVPNADQPRRHQSARKFADMVLSVRERGILQPIRVRELQDTGQYEIIAGERRWRAAKEVGLREIPAVVVRQQSQEEAYIDALVENVVREDLNPIDRAEALSKIKVHLGAHSTWDEVAASGMLGISRRQIFHLLGLTTLPDAVKEDIRSNILSEKHGRALRSLRDTPVLQAQAHEAMKTQKMSGDEALTFVKQLKRSAVVATQQVLKIYYRSNEELIAALEEKLQMLRTQSHGEATLDEATQ, from the coding sequence ATGAAGAAATCGGCTGCGGAAAATCTGCGAAAATTGACCATTCCACAGCGAGCGCGGACAAGCCTGGAAAACACTTTGGGATTGGAGCGCTCACAGCTATTGACGACGTTAAGTATCGAACGAATTGTCCCGAACGCAGACCAGCCGCGTCGTCATCAATCGGCAAGAAAGTTTGCCGACATGGTCTTGTCGGTGCGTGAACGCGGGATACTACAACCGATTCGGGTTCGGGAACTGCAAGACACGGGACAATATGAAATTATCGCCGGAGAGCGTCGCTGGCGTGCCGCCAAAGAGGTGGGATTACGAGAAATTCCTGCGGTAGTAGTGCGACAGCAGAGCCAGGAAGAGGCCTATATCGACGCGTTGGTAGAAAATGTCGTGCGGGAAGACCTCAATCCGATCGATCGAGCAGAAGCGTTGAGCAAAATAAAAGTGCACCTAGGTGCACACTCAACCTGGGACGAAGTTGCCGCCTCGGGAATGCTTGGCATCAGTCGGCGACAAATTTTTCACCTCTTGGGTCTGACTACCCTCCCCGACGCGGTCAAGGAAGATATTCGCAGTAATATCCTCAGTGAGAAACATGGACGCGCCTTACGTTCGCTGCGCGATACACCGGTGCTGCAGGCCCAGGCCCATGAGGCAATGAAGACCCAGAAGATGTCGGGAGATGAAGCGCTCACGTTCGTGAAGCAGTTAAAGCGCAGTGCTGTTGTCGCAACGCAGCAAGTGCTCAAAATCTATTATCGTTCTAACGAAGAATTGATTGCTGCTTTAGAAGAGAAGCTGCAAATGTTACGCACACAAAGCCACGGCGAAGCCACACTCGATGAAGCCACTCAATAA
- a CDS encoding alpha/beta hydrolase, with translation MSYANANGVKLYVEETGNGYPVVFVHEFAADHREWESQVRYFSRNYRCITYAARGYTPSDVPDDPAAYHYTNFADDIGAVMRHCGVAKAHIVGLSQGAYATLMFGLRHPDMASALVAAGVGSGSPREQREDFRTQCAAVAQRFLSAGMQAVAEEMGVSPTRVQLQNKDPRGWRETVDHLSQHSAKGSSLTMRNFQGERPSLYDFAKEFSQLTIPTLVVVGDEDEPCIETSVFLKRAIPSAGLFVQPRTGHAINLEEPAAFNREIQEFFSTVERGKWGLRDARAAAGVKLLR, from the coding sequence ATGTCATACGCGAATGCTAACGGCGTAAAGCTTTATGTCGAAGAGACTGGCAATGGGTACCCGGTGGTCTTTGTGCACGAATTCGCCGCCGATCATCGAGAGTGGGAAAGTCAGGTACGTTACTTTTCACGTAATTACCGCTGCATCACCTATGCAGCGCGAGGGTATACGCCGTCCGATGTGCCAGACGATCCAGCCGCCTATCACTATACAAATTTTGCCGATGACATCGGCGCGGTGATGCGACATTGCGGTGTTGCGAAGGCACATATTGTCGGCCTGAGTCAAGGCGCATATGCCACCCTGATGTTCGGGTTACGCCACCCCGATATGGCCAGTGCCCTAGTCGCGGCTGGCGTTGGCAGCGGTTCGCCCCGTGAACAACGTGAAGATTTCAGGACCCAGTGTGCAGCGGTAGCGCAGCGTTTCCTCAGTGCCGGGATGCAAGCTGTCGCAGAAGAGATGGGAGTCAGCCCCACACGGGTTCAACTGCAGAATAAAGATCCGCGCGGTTGGCGTGAGACCGTCGATCACTTGAGTCAACATTCCGCCAAAGGTTCTTCATTGACGATGCGCAACTTTCAAGGGGAACGCCCGTCACTCTACGACTTTGCCAAAGAGTTTTCACAGCTTACCATTCCCACGCTGGTGGTCGTTGGCGATGAAGACGAACCCTGTATTGAAACCAGTGTATTTTTGAAGCGAGCGATTCCGTCGGCTGGTTTGTTTGTGCAGCCCCGGACCGGACACGCGATCAATCTCGAAGAACCTGCAGCCTTCAATCGAGAGATTCAAGAATTTTTCAGTACGGTTGAGCGGGGCAAATGGGGGCTACGTGATGCGCGAGCTGCGGCCGGGGTGAAGCTACTGCGGTGA
- a CDS encoding N-acyl homoserine lactonase family protein has protein sequence MPEKIPAYKIYALKYATRDARRADHFIGGDPHDGPMPMDYFTWVIVGADRLFLVDTGFNAPVAARRKRTFLRCPIESLRLLDIDPDAVTDVVLTHLHYDHVGNFDKLPHARFHLQEKELAFATGRHIRYPYFAHGFEEEDIVGIVRLNFRQRLELYNGDVDLAPGLSVHFAPGHTAGLQVVRVNTERGHVVLASDSSHYYENIQTNRPFIAVVDIAATLDAFRTVERLATSKRHVIPGHDPLVMQRYPAASDPLKDIVVRLDVEPTI, from the coding sequence ATGCCGGAAAAAATCCCCGCATACAAAATCTACGCGCTCAAATATGCCACGCGCGACGCTCGCCGTGCGGACCATTTTATCGGTGGCGATCCCCACGATGGTCCGATGCCAATGGACTATTTTACCTGGGTGATAGTGGGAGCAGATCGCCTTTTTCTCGTTGACACCGGGTTTAACGCGCCAGTAGCTGCACGTCGCAAACGCACCTTCTTGCGCTGTCCGATCGAAAGCTTGCGCTTGCTCGACATCGATCCGGATGCTGTGACCGACGTTGTGCTGACACACCTCCACTACGACCATGTTGGCAACTTCGACAAACTTCCCCACGCCCGTTTTCATCTCCAAGAAAAGGAATTGGCCTTCGCGACCGGGCGGCATATCCGCTATCCCTATTTTGCCCACGGGTTCGAGGAAGAGGACATCGTTGGGATCGTGCGGCTCAACTTTAGACAACGACTTGAGCTGTACAATGGCGACGTAGATCTCGCTCCTGGATTGAGCGTCCATTTTGCGCCTGGTCATACTGCCGGGTTACAAGTCGTGCGGGTGAATACCGAGCGTGGCCATGTGGTCTTAGCCTCTGACTCCAGCCATTACTACGAGAATATCCAAACCAACCGTCCGTTCATCGCGGTTGTAGATATTGCAGCGACGCTCGATGCATTTCGTACGGTCGAACGACTCGCAACTTCAAAGCGTCACGTTATTCCTGGGCATGACCCTTTGGTCATGCAGAGATACCCGGCCGCGTCAGATCCTCTGAAAGATATCGTTGTCCGCTTAGACGTTGAGCCAACCATCTAG
- a CDS encoding NAD(P)-dependent oxidoreductase: MKVGFIRLGTMGAKMAANVLKAGHQLIVHDLRREAANDLLTSGASWAESPYHVAAMSDVVFTSLPGPVEVEQIALGEGGLLSGMRAGSAYFDLSTNSPDVVRRVHEAFAARGLPMLDAPVSGGPRGAASGKLAIWVGGDRATFDRYKPVLDAIGDQARYVGPIGSATVAKLVHNCAGYAINRVLSEVSTMGVKAGVDPLTLWEAVRQGALGRMRTFDALANHFLPNTYDPPAFALRLAHKDVTLATALGRELHVPMPMANLALDELTAALNRGWGDRDSRSAMLLQQERAAVQVAVEPERLKAALERDDKGRK; this comes from the coding sequence ATGAAAGTAGGATTCATCAGACTTGGGACGATGGGTGCAAAAATGGCTGCCAATGTTCTGAAGGCAGGTCATCAACTCATCGTTCACGACTTGCGTCGTGAGGCTGCAAACGATCTGCTCACGAGCGGTGCAAGCTGGGCCGAGTCACCGTATCACGTCGCGGCCATGTCGGATGTCGTGTTCACATCGTTACCTGGTCCGGTAGAAGTAGAGCAAATCGCATTAGGTGAAGGCGGTTTGCTGTCTGGAATGCGGGCAGGAAGTGCGTACTTCGACTTGTCGACCAACTCGCCCGATGTCGTACGTCGGGTGCACGAGGCGTTCGCAGCTCGAGGTTTACCAATGCTTGATGCCCCGGTGAGCGGTGGTCCGCGGGGCGCTGCCAGTGGCAAGCTGGCTATATGGGTTGGCGGTGATCGGGCAACGTTTGACCGTTACAAACCCGTGCTCGACGCCATTGGTGATCAGGCGCGCTACGTCGGACCGATCGGGTCTGCCACTGTCGCAAAGTTAGTGCATAACTGCGCCGGCTATGCGATCAACCGGGTGCTGTCCGAAGTCTCCACTATGGGAGTAAAGGCCGGCGTCGACCCATTGACCCTGTGGGAGGCTGTCCGTCAGGGAGCACTTGGTCGTATGCGCACCTTCGATGCGCTCGCCAATCATTTCTTGCCCAATACCTACGACCCACCAGCATTCGCTCTGCGGTTGGCGCATAAGGATGTCACGCTGGCGACCGCTCTTGGACGTGAGTTACACGTACCGATGCCAATGGCAAATCTCGCACTCGATGAATTGACCGCTGCACTAAATCGTGGCTGGGGCGATCGTGACTCGCGGTCAGCAATGCTTCTGCAGCAAGAACGAGCTGCGGTGCAGGTCGCTGTCGAGCCCGAGCGTCTTAAAGCGGCACTGGAGCGGGACGACAAAGGTAGAAAATAA
- a CDS encoding carboxymuconolactone decarboxylase family protein — protein MATAPSPAVAAAREKARKVAPKLIDLTEKVVFGDVWERPGLSKRDRSLITVAALMATYRPEQLRVHIARALENGVTKEELGELITHLAFYSGWPTAMTAATVAHDIFEQQ, from the coding sequence ATGGCAACCGCACCATCACCTGCAGTGGCCGCAGCTCGCGAAAAAGCTCGTAAGGTCGCACCAAAACTCATTGACCTAACCGAAAAGGTCGTTTTTGGCGATGTATGGGAACGCCCAGGTTTATCGAAACGCGATCGCAGCTTGATCACTGTGGCCGCACTGATGGCCACCTACCGGCCTGAACAGTTGCGTGTGCATATTGCCCGTGCGCTTGAAAATGGCGTAACCAAAGAGGAACTTGGCGAGTTGATCACTCACCTGGCCTTTTATTCTGGTTGGCCGACGGCGATGACCGCAGCGACCGTCGCTCACGATATTTTCGAACAGCAGTAA